A stretch of Desulfobulbaceae bacterium DB1 DNA encodes these proteins:
- a CDS encoding phage tail protein, which yields MAQFTVNTHRFDPYRNFKFKIKWDGKYVAGLNKCSALKKSTEVTEWREGGDPSASRKLPGKTSYDGITMEAGVTHDTTFEEWANLVNNFQSDASMSLKNFRKDIVIDVFNLQGSKVLSYKVYRCWVSEYQALPELDASGNAVMIQSIKLENEGWERDTAVTEPAES from the coding sequence ATGGCACAGTTTACCGTAAACACCCACCGGTTTGACCCCTACCGGAACTTCAAATTCAAAATCAAATGGGACGGCAAGTATGTAGCCGGCCTGAACAAGTGCAGCGCCCTGAAAAAAAGCACGGAGGTAACGGAATGGCGCGAGGGAGGCGACCCCAGCGCCAGCCGCAAGCTGCCGGGCAAGACCTCCTATGACGGCATCACCATGGAGGCGGGAGTCACCCATGACACCACCTTCGAGGAATGGGCCAACCTGGTCAACAATTTTCAAAGCGATGCCTCCATGTCGCTGAAAAACTTCCGCAAGGATATCGTCATCGACGTCTTCAATCTGCAGGGAAGCAAGGTTCTTTCCTACAAGGTATACCGCTGCTGGGTTTCTGAATATCAGGCCCTGCCGGAGCTGGACGCTTCGGGCAATGCGGTGATGATCCAGAGCATCAAGCTGGAAAACGAGGGCTGGGAGCGGGACACCGCCGTCACCGAACCGGCTGAGTCATAA